A region from the Palaemon carinicauda isolate YSFRI2023 chromosome 9, ASM3689809v2, whole genome shotgun sequence genome encodes:
- the LOC137646670 gene encoding probable DNA double-strand break repair Rad50 ATPase, with translation MEKQIEFLDRELESAWEEVHSRCQLESKLEEEKKELKAEIQRLSNAMETLQKDKENEIENFSTKMQDLQITNEQLKSELSNREITIGDHLDDLTEKDHKISGLNDQLEKVHGENEARVKRESKLVKEIEDLKVETLGLSQRIETLQIEKEIEIEKFSIKLQDLQETNDHLNEELSDKDASIGEYLNKLIEMEQINLDRLARVEDEKIASIHWLESRFKDKIVEFEEIIGEMKTEKERLEMSLTDARVNDLVRNGTYNCLLEELKALKEEYSHKFSEMEQKNREMSEELEKLGGLYSSVGICI, from the coding sequence ATggaaaaacaaattgaatttttGGACAGAGAACTGGAGAGTGCCTGGGAAGAGGTCCACTCTAGATGCCAGTTGGAATCTAAattggaagaagagaaaaaagagctgaaggcagagattcaacgtctctccaacgctatggaaactcttcaaaaggataaagaaaatgaaattgaaaatttctcaaccaagatGCAGGATCTGCAAATAACCAACGAAcaactaaagagtgaactctctaatagagAGATTACAATTGGCGATCATTTAGATGATTTAACTGAAAAGGACCACAAAATTTCTGGACTAAATgatcaattggaaaaagttcacGGGGAAAATGAAGCCCGTGTTAAGAGGGAATCAAAACTTGTGAAGGAGATAGAGGATTTGAAAGTAGAGACTCTAGGTCTCTCCCAAAGAATTGAAACTcttcaaattgaaaaagaaatcgagattgaaaAATTCTCGATTAAGTTGCAAGATCTTCAGGAAACCAACGATCACCTAAATGAGGAATTATCTGataaagatgcttccatcggagaatatctaaataaattaattgagatggaacaaataaatcttgacCGTCTAGCAAGAGTTGAGGATGAAAAAATAGCCTCTATTCATTGGTTGGAATCAAGATTCAAGGATAAGATTGTAGAATTTGAAGagattattggagagatgaaaacagagaaagagaggctagAGATGAGCTTGACTGACGCTAGAGTTaatgatttggtcaggaatggaacgtacaactgcctcttagaggagttaaaagctcttaaggaagaatattcacataaatttagtgagatggagcaAAAAAATCGTGAAATGAGTGAGGAACTAGAAAAACTGGGTGGCCTctattcatcggttggaatctgtatttga